The Aspergillus fumigatus Af293 chromosome 3, whole genome shotgun sequence region TCAAGAATAAGTAAAGGTGAGTTCTGATTACCGGTTACTCTCCTCAGTTGACGCATTTCGTTAATTCATTGTTTAGCCTGGCGGCGGTCAGGCATGTCCATCTAACAAATACATATACTCGTCTAGCTCGTTCATATAACCATCAACCTGCGAAagtgggaaagaaagaggacagagaaaaaaaggaaacaGAAGAAATGCCATCACAGCAGTGTGTCGCCCAGTGCGCACCGCACCAAAGAGCAACCGGCTCGAATGGTCTCTGAAGCACCGACTTCGTCCAGGCTGGGGTTGACCTCTACCAGATCCATGGCGATCAAATTGCCAGTCTCGTGAACACATTCACAGATGAAGTCACCCTCACGCAGAGTCAGACCTCCACGGACGGGAGTGCCTGTGCTAGGAGCCCATTGAGGGTCCAAGGCGTCAACGTCGAACGAGAGATGGATGGGGGTGTCGTTGCCGATGTGAGCGAGCGCCATTTCAACCACGCGGCCGATTCCATGTCTACTACGGTCAGATACACTTCCCAAAGTGGTCTTCAACTTGACCTGAAGGAGAAGCAAGGCAAAGCTCACCTGTCGATGTCATGCATGCTAAATGCCTTGATACCGTGCTCCCGCAGCAGCTGCTTCTCGCCGCGGTCCACATCCCGCAGGCCGATGTACACCAGCTTGttcttgttgatgatgtgCTCATCCTGCAACCACCCgaagatatccttcttgtcctccCGGGCCAGCCGGGTCAAGAAGGCCATGGGCATGCCGTGGATGTTTCCGCTGGGGCTCATCTCCGGCGTGTTGATATCGGCATGCGCATCGACCCAGATAACCGCCATTTCCCGGCCCAGTCGCTCCCTGATGGCCTTGGCCGTGCCGGAGATAGTGCCGATGGCGATCGAGTGGTCGCCGCCTAGTGTGAGGACGAACTTGCCGTCCTTGGCGTAGTCGTAGACCTGCTTGCTGAGCGTCTCCGTCACGACGCTGACGGCGCGCGGCTTCTTCATGCCCCGGTGGTCGGGGTCGCTCAAGGGGGTCAGGCTCTCGTAGTAGTGCACAGTGTCGTCATAGTGAAGTTGATAGCCCAGGTCGTCGCGCACTTGATTCAAAAGACCGGCTTCAATCAAGGCGAGCGGGGCTGCTTCGACGCCTAGTTTGCACTACCCAGATAATGTTAGTTGAAAGCGCTCgcttgatttccttcctCCGTCGAAGGATTTGCGACAATGTATGCAAGTAAGCGTCATACCTGACCACCGTTAAATCCGACAGCGACCACGCCCAGCTCATTTGGCTTGGACAGGAATCTTTGCTTGATAGTCGACGGCGCTGTCATTTTGAAAGTGAGTGGGGAGGATTTAATTTGTATAACGACGTTAAGGTCCAGAGCAAAGATCAAGGCTTGATAACGGAAAAAAGACACTGTTCTAGAAGAACTAAAGCGATAAGATAAAGATTGCGCGCGGTGGAGATTAGATCCGAGATGagatgcctcaggccgcGAGTCAGTTCGGTTCCAAGTACAAGCTGCAACACTATTGATAGCTGGGAAGAGATGGGAAAATGAGAGTGAAAGTGACTCTCGAAATGGGAGAGTCAAGTCAATTTATGTCTCATTCCCCCGACGACAGCCGTGGGGCTTTGCCGTCATGAGGAAACAGGGCGAAAAGTGGTACACGACTGTGATCGCTAAAAACTGCTTTTAGGGATCATGGATTTCCCCTAAGTACAGGTCCAGGAGAGACGCCCGGCTTGCGGGCTTCAGCCCACTCCACCATCATATTTCTATGACCAATGGTTTGGATTTATGCTTCTTTATCAAAATCCAACTCCCGCGATGATTGTATTTGGTCCGCAGTCAGATGGATCTGCTGGATTGTCATAGTGGTCCGTCGGTCGGAGGATGACGGTCGTTGGTACACGGGATTTCCGATTCGAGAAATCAATAGAAATCTGTCCTGTCTGATCATGGACGGCTGATGGGATCTTCTGACGAGGGGTATCATTTCATGATTTACAAGCTATATAAGTACACATTGTGCAGGAGCTGCTACGGCTGGTCAGACTTTCCGAGGATGAGCTCTCGTAGAATCTCATCCGCTTTCTGAGCTTCTACCCGGCCCTTCTCGCCCATGCGCATCATCTGTCCGACAAACCAGCCTAGCTTACCCAGCTGGTTCTTGGCGCGGATCTGCTCGACCATCTGCGGGTTCTGACCGATGGCGGCTTCCGCCAAAGCAAGGTACTCGTCCCGGGACAGCGGCCGAAGGAGTAGattttcttcctcgaggaGCTGAGGAACAGGTCGGCGATCACCATCGAAGACCATCGCGAGCACCTGCTTTGCGGTAGCCCCCGTAATGCGTTTTCGCTGCAGCTGATCGATGATTTGCGCAAGGGTTTCAGCAGGTACTCGTTGCGCATCCCAAGCCAAGTCCGCCTTGGTGCAGAGGCCTCCCAGCTCGTGCAGCACCCAGTTGCCAGCCATTCGGGCAAGACCCCCACGAGACTTGGCGTCTTTGTCCTGCTGGAGGTCGCGCAGAATGTCTACCACATCCTGGTAGTATTCCAGCCTCGCTCCGTCGTCTAGCTCAATCAATGGCTTCGCATCCTCGATCGAGAGTCCATACTCCGTGCCAGCTAGCATCTCGATCAACTGGTCCGGAGGCGTTGGAAGCGAGTCTCTCAGATTGGATATGAGATCGTGGCCAATAATCAGCGGAGGGAGATCCGGGTCCGGCATATAGCGATAGTCCACTTCGCCTTCCTTCCCTCGGAGTTTCCGAGTCTCCGTGCTTCCGATAGTCCAGCCTCTCGTCTCGCCTTCGATGACGCCTCCGCTTTCGAGGACAGCGATCTGACGGTTCTTTTCCGCTATGACGGCGTCTTCGACCGCTTTGAAACTGCTGAGGTTCTTGATTTCGGTGCGCTGACCCAGTCCACCGATCCCCCCGTATTGATGGGTGCCGGGAGCCTCGTCGCGACGCCGAATTGAGACGTTCACGTCCGCTCGAAGGCCGCCTAGTTCCATCCCAGTTGTCACGGCGCTGCAGGATTGTAGAACGGCCTGAATCTTCCGAACACATGCTGCGGCAGTGGCAGGGTTGTGGATCTGCGGCATGGTTATTATCTCAATGAGGGGATGGGATACTCGGTTGAAGTCGAGGAGTTGAGTGGAGGGAGGATATTCCTGGGACTTGGCGGTGTCCTGTTCGAGCTGGATCTGTTTGATGCCAATGCGAACATGGTCGCCGTCCTCAGGTGCAATGCCGTCATGTGGAAAGAGATCCACGTAGCCGTTTTTCGCAAACGGTTCTATGTCTATGTTAGACTGTAATCGGCATCGACCGAGTGAGAAAGAAAGCTACCGTAGTACTGTGTAATCTGATATCCCGCTGGTTGATCCTGGTAGAAGTAGTGTTTTCGATCGAACCGACTGACCGGCTGGATGTCACAGTTCAAGGCAATCGCAGCGCGCAGGGCGGGTAACAAAGCCGTAGCTTGGAATTCCTATACATATTAGCAGTTTCCAGTAGTGCATATTGCTAAATACGAACCGGCTGACTGCCCGGAAACGCCAGGTCAAAGAGAGCGACATTTGAGTTGGGGGTGTCGGTGTTCGACGTCGAGGCCCCTGCTTACACACATCAGAATTGTAAATTTT contains the following coding sequences:
- a CDS encoding arginase, with the protein product MTAPSTIKQRFLSKPNELGVVAVGFNGGQCKLGVEAAPLALIEAGLLNQVRDDLGYQLHYDDTVHYYESLTPLSDPDHRGMKKPRAVSVVTETLSKQVYDYAKDGKFVLTLGGDHSIAIGTISGTAKAIRERLGREMAVIWVDAHADINTPEMSPSGNIHGMPMAFLTRLAREDKKDIFGWLQDEHIINKNKLVYIGLRDVDRGEKQLLREHGIKAFSMHDIDRHGIGRVVEMALAHIGNDTPIHLSFDVDALDPQWAPSTGTPVRGGLTLREGDFICECVHETGNLIAMDLVEVNPSLDEVGASETIRAGCSLVRCALGDTLL
- a CDS encoding glutamyl-tRNA(Gln) amidotransferase subunit PET112, which translates into the protein MALDEFRSPYWTTKRTSSGALAGGDLLQTMPMSSSQTRLYRGTIRRDSSSLVLKDQSLLESTNKSDFYKSHTTSLPPPHMLQQWLRQSPRAARVLRGSCCRGPQSGSLRHSPLPTAPHRCIRSLQTSATESKERIPLRKQLKQDAKALKAQKRQKRASEEASRTKWELTVGIEIHAQLNTETKLFSRASTSNTDTPNSNVALFDLAFPGSQPEFQATALLPALRAAIALNCDIQPVSRFDRKHYFYQDQPAGYQITQYYEPFAKNGYVDLFPHDGIAPEDGDHVRIGIKQIQLEQDTAKSQEYPPSTQLLDFNRVSHPLIEIITMPQIHNPATAAACVRKIQAVLQSCSAVTTGMELGGLRADVNVSIRRRDEAPGTHQYGGIGGLGQRTEIKNLSSFKAVEDAVIAEKNRQIAVLESGGVIEGETRGWTIGSTETRKLRGKEGEVDYRYMPDPDLPPLIIGHDLISNLRDSLPTPPDQLIEMLAGTEYGLSIEDAKPLIELDDGARLEYYQDVVDILRDLQQDKDAKSRGGLARMAGNWVLHELGGLCTKADLAWDAQRVPAETLAQIIDQLQRKRITGATAKQVLAMVFDGDRRPVPQLLEEENLLLRPLSRDEYLALAEAAIGQNPQMVEQIRAKNQLGKLGWFVGQMMRMGEKGRVEAQKADEILRELILGKSDQP